The proteins below come from a single Hippocampus zosterae strain Florida chromosome 5, ASM2543408v3, whole genome shotgun sequence genomic window:
- the LOC127600327 gene encoding mitochondrial folate transporter/carrier-like → MSAGPDHGTVGVSDGKPGPSVSFAGHVLQVFKRVKVENLVAGLSGGVVSTLVLHPLDLVKIRFAVSDGLELRPKYNGILHCMKSVWHHEGLRGLYQGVTPNVWGAGASWGLYFFFYNAIKAYVKEGRHTELSATEHLVSAAEAGILTLTITNPIWVTKTRLILQYSSDSTSKQYKGMLDALFKIYRTEGVSGLYKGYVPGLFGTSHGALQFMAYEQLKRDYSKYKKIHSDAKLNALEYITMAALSKLFAVATTYPYQVVRARLQDQHNRYDGVVDVIRRTWRNEGAPGFYKGIIPNLIRVTPACCVTFVVFENVSRFLLGPS, encoded by the exons ATGAGCGCTGGCCCAGATCACGGCACCGTCGGCGTTAGTGATGGCAAACCAGGCCCTTCTGTGTCATTCGccggacatgtcctgcaggtttTCAAACGTGTGAAGGTAGAAAACTTGGTGGCAGGATTAAGCGGAGGAGTTGTATCAACGCTGGTGCTTCACCCTCTCGACCTGGTCAAAATCAGGTTTGCAG TGAGTGATGGTTTGGAATTGAGACCCAAGTATAATGGCATACTGCATTGCATGAAGAGTGTGTGGCACCATGAAGGACTGAGAGGACTCTACCAAGGAGTAACACCCAATGTGTGGGGTGCTGGTGCCTCTTGGGGTCTCTACTTTTTCTT CTACAATGCAATCAAAGCTTACGTAAAGGAAGGCCGCCATACGGAACTGAGTGCTACCGAACATTTGGTGTCTGCGGCCGAAGCAG GCATTCTAACGCTCACCATAACAAACCCCATTTGGGTGACCAAGACCAGGCTTATATTGCAGTACAGTTCTGACTCAACTAGTAAACAATACAAGGGGATGCTGGATGCCTTGTTCAAGATCTACCGCACGGAAGGGGTGTCTGGTCTCTACAAG GGTTACGTTCCCGGTCTCTTTGGAACATCCCATGGTGCGCTGCAGTTCATGGCCTACGAGCAGCTCAAGAGAGACTACAGTAAATACAAGAAAATTCACTCAGATGCAAAGCTG AATGCATTGGAATACATCACGATGGCGGCACTGTCCAAATTATTTGCTGTGGCTACGACGTACCCATATCAAGTGGTGCGAGCTCGACTGCAAGACCAGCACAACAGATATGACGGTGTTGTGGATGTCATCAGACGGACCTGGAG GAATGAAGGCGCCCCTGGATTCTACAAAGGCATCATCCCAAACCTGATTCGTGTCACTCCAGCCTGCTGCGTTACATTTGTAGTTTTTGAAAATGTCTCCCGCTTCCTCCTTGGCCCAAGTTAG
- the LOC127600344 gene encoding collagen triple helix repeat-containing protein 1-like yields the protein MRVDSSKALSEMQRMMSPLARRLLLLLVCLTLSVFGVEKERIRGYRKDPDADKYGSCMQGPAGTPGRDGNPGANGIPGTPGIPGRDGLKGEKGECINELFEEPWRPNYKQCAWNSLNYGIDLGKIADCTFTKLRSDSTLRVLFSGSLRLKCKNACCQRWYFTFNGAECAAPLPIESIIYLDQGSPELNSTINIHRTSSVEGLCEGVKAGLVDVAVWVGTCADYPRGDASTGWNSVSRIIIEELPK from the exons ATGCGAGTTGACTCTTCAAAAGCTCTCAGCGAGATGCAACGTATGATGTCTCCTCTAGCTCGGCGCCTTTTGCTGCTGCTCGTCTGCTTGACTTTGTCCGTGTTTGGCGTGGAAAAGGAGAGAATTAGAGGATACCGAAAGGACCCTGACGCTGATAAG TATGGCAGCTGCATGCAGGGTCCAGCAGGAACCCCCGGCAGAGACGGAAACCCTGGCGCCAACGGCATCCCGGGAACGCCAGGCATCCCTGGACGTGATGGTCTCAAAGGGGAGAAGGGCGAATGCATCAATGAGCTCTTCGAGGAGCCCTGGAGGCCCAACTACAAGCAGTGTGCCTGGAACTCCTTGAATTATGGGATTGACCTCGGAAAAATAGCT GACTGTACGTTTACCAAGCTGCGCTCAGACAGCACCCTCAGAGTCCTCTTCAGTGGCTCCCTCAGGCTCAAGTGCAAGAACGCATGTTGCCaaaggtggtacttcacattcAATGGAGCAGAGTGTGCTGCCCCACTGCCCATAGAGTCCATCATATACCTGGACCAAGGCAGTCCAGAGCTCAACTCAACCATCAATATCCATAGAACATCCTCAG TGGAAGGACTCTGTGAGGGTGTCAAAGCAGGCTTGGTGGACGTGGCTGTATGGGTGGGGACCTGCGCTGACTATCCCCGTGGTGATGCATCCACGGGGTGGAATTCGGTTTCCAGGATTATCATTGAAGAGCTTCCCAAATAA
- the LOC127600265 gene encoding frizzled-6-like: protein MSVLVWLGLLWLQCCSAHSLFTCEPIQVHRCMGLSYNMTFFPNMMEHYDQDVAANKMEPFMPLARLSCSPNVHHFLCQAFFPVCTEENTVLQPCREDCEAVISDCRENIHIFGIIWPPELQCDKLDSCGFGDDSKLPATTPMSSTFARRDLGFWCPLQLKSKAGQGASFLGTQDCAPPCSNMYFKPHDIEFAKTFIGVCSIICLGATLFTFLTFLIDVKRFRYPERPIIFYAVCYSFVSLIYFIGFLLGNSAACNKAVHPSSVDTVVLGSQSKGCTLLFMLLYFFSIAGIIWWVILTITWFLAAGPKWSCEAIEKKAVWFHSVAWGIPGALTVMLLALNKVEGDNISGVCFVGLYDLEALRFFVIAPLCVGVIVGLFLILAGIISLNHVRQVIQHDERNQGKLKKFMIRIGVFSCLYLVPLVTLLACYTYEQSQRSTWENTWINDHCQEYSIPCSYKATEHERPDLSLFLVKYLMTLVVGISAVFWVSSKKTCSEWAYFFNRTRKRDPIGESRRVLQESCEFFLKHNSRVQHKKNHDKSTSHKLKVISKSMGTSTGATPTDGSIGAGASPLGNHELHTQAKGTSSRSARRDDKEREREGGGRRSKGGSSGKLSCQSGSLHSRVPDARMTPKSEQSEVRPVPIIQQDSALSPCSSIEDSTHQLVPKVSGEEKDKNDSNC from the exons CCATTTATGCCATTGGCAAGGCTGAGCTGTTCCCCAAATGTTCACCACTTCCTGTGCCAGGCTTTTTTCCCGGTATGCACTGAGGAGAATACAGTGCTTCAGCCTTGCCGAGAAGACTGTGAGGCTGTAATATCCGATTGTCGGGAgaacattcatatttttggaattatCTGGCCTCCTGAGCTACAGTGTGACAA aCTTGACTCATGTGGCTTTGGAGATGACTCCAAGCTTCCTGCAACCACCCCAATGAGCTCAACATTTGCGAGGAGGGACTTGGGCTTTTGGTGCCCACTGCAGTTAAAATCCAAAGCTGGCCAAGGCGCATCATTCCTTGGAACTCAGGACTGTGCTCCACCTTGTTCCAATATGTATTTTAAACCCCACGACATTGAATTTGCCAAGACTTTCATTGGCGTTTGCTCCATCATTTGCTTGGGCGCCACTCTCTTTACCTTCCTTACTTTCCTCATCGATGTCAAACGCTTTCGCTATCCCGAGCGTCCCATCATCTTCTATGCAGTTTGCTACAGCTTTGTTTCACTCATATACTTCATTGGCTTCCTGCTGGGCAACAGCGCAGCGTGTAACAAGGCAGTCCATCCCAGCAGTGTGGACACAGTTGTCTTGGGCTCTCAGAGCAAAGGCTGCACTCTGCTTTTTATGCTGCTCTACTTCTTCTCAATCGCTGGAATCATCTGGTGGGTCATACTCACTATCACCTGGTTCCTGGCAGCTGGACCCAAGTGGAGCTGTGAAGCCATAGAGAAGAAAGCG GTGTGGTTCCACTCTGTCGCCTGGGGAATCCCCGGAGCGCTAACTGTCATGCTGCTAGCTCTGAACAAGGTTGAAGGGGACAATATCAGCGGAGTTTGCTTCGTGGGACTTTACGATCTGGAGGCCCTGCGCTTCTTTGTTATCGCTCCGCTGTGTGTGGGCGTCATCGTTGGTCTCTTCCTCATCCTTGCGGGCATCATTTCTCTGAACCACGTGCGGCAGGTTATCCAGCATGACGAGCGCAACCAGGGGAAACTCAAGAAGTTCATGATCCGAATCGGTGTCTTCAGCTGCCTCTACCTGGTCCCACTGGTCACCCTGTTAGCATGCTACACTTACGAACAAAGTCAACGCAGCACCTGGGAGAACACATGGATCAATGACCACTGCCAAGAATACAGCATCCCCTGCTCATATAAG GCAACCGAGCATGAGCGACCGGACCTCTCACTGTTCCTTGTAAAGTATTTGATGACCCTGGTTGTTGGAATATCTGCAGTGTTCTGGGTCAGCAGCAAAAAGACTTGCTCTGAGTGGGCCTACTTTTTCAACAGGACCCGCAAAAGAGA TCCCATCGGCGAGAGCCGCCGGGTACTCCAGGAGTCCTGCGAGTTCTTTCTCAAGCATAACAGCCGCGTCCAGCACAAGAAGAACCACGACAAGTCAACCTCGCACAAGCTGAAGGTCATCTCAAAGTCTATGGGCACAAGCACGGGCGCCACGCCAACCGATGGCTCCATTGGTGCAGGAGCGTCACCTCTGGGAAATCATGAGCTCCATACCCAGGCCAAGGGCACTTCGAGCCGTAGCGCCAGGCGTGATGACAAGGAGCGGGAGCGAGAAGGGGGAGGGAGACGTAGCAAAGGGGGGAGCTCCGGTAAATTGAGCTGCCAGTCGGGGAGTTTACACAGCAGAGTACCGGATGCAAG GATGACACCAAAGAGTGAGCAGTCAGAGGTCAGACCAGTTCCGATCATACAGCAGGATTCAGCTTTGAGTCCATGTTCCAGCATCGAGGACTCCACCCACCAGTTGGTGCCCAAGGTGTCCGGGGaggaaaaggacaaaaatgacAGCAACTGCTGA